Genomic DNA from Danio rerio strain Tuebingen ecotype United States chromosome 5, GRCz12tu, whole genome shotgun sequence:
cagcagaagagcacaccgggtgccgctcctgtcagctaagaacaggaaactgaggctacaattcacacagactcaccaaaactggacaatagaagattggagaaacgttgctgctctgatgagtctccatttctgctcacacattcagatgctcggggcACAATTTGCcctcagcaacatgaaagcatggatcatcctgccttgtatcagcggttcaggctggtggtggtggtgtaatggtgtgggggagattttctttgggtccattagtaccaattgagcatcaacgccacagcctacctgagtattgctgctgaccatgtccatccctttatgagcacagtgtctccatcttctgatggctacttccagcaggataacgcagcatgtcataaagctcaatcatctcagactggtttcttgaacatgacgatgagttcactgcactcaaatggcctccacagtcaccagagctcaatccaatagagcagctttgggatgtggtggaacgggagattggcatcatggatgtgcagccgacaaatctgcagcaactgtgtgatgctatcatgacaatatggagcaaaatctctgaggaatatttccagtagcttgctgaatctacaacaccaaggattaaggcagatctgaaggcagaAGTTGTCAGACATGGTACTAGTGGggtggacctaataaagtggccagtgggtgtatgttatatacatacacataacaCAAAGCAGTGCAGGCCATCCTCATACCTCTAcggtatttacatttacatgccaattaTAACACATTAcagatttataaataaaataaatgtgattcTCCAACCTTCCTGCGTTTCTGCTCCTGGTTTTCTACTTCCATttcctcttcatcttcatcaGTCTGAAAATCCTCATCCTCATCTTTCATCTCCTGCTCATCATCTGCGTTCTTCAGTCTGAACATTGATGCTGCAGAGAAACACAACACTCATTTAAAGGGCCGCTGTCATGCCTAAACAAATGTACAATGCTGCATTTTCTGCAGTCATTTTCAGTATTATTTCATGGGgttcaggagtgtgtgtgtgtttcagctagTTTATTCAAGACGTTTGGTACATTGAAGAGGtttcttttcatgtttttttcttcttttgagaTTTAGTTTAGTTTGCTTTAATACAGCTAGTGGCTTTCATACTGTattcactcagggctgctgtttatgctaatgagggagagatgatcacaagtgggcggggctttccccctctgatgacacgtacaaagacagaatgtcaatcaaatgtttcattcatcaagtctgattataacaaacacaattaatgttCACCTTTACAGATATGGAGATATTCACAccctgctgacacacaactgcgTTTAAACCCTTTATACAAGAGACTTTTGTATAATAGGGGCCCTTTAAACTTCTGTTTAGTTCTTCTGTTAGTGAATCTGAAGTGTTCGGCTCATTTAAATAGCATAGTACACGCCCACACGATCTCCATATAAGGGTTTTCCACTCGTAAAATTCTAAATAGTCAAAATATGAATTAAGAAGAGACAATTATGGCACCAAAACAATAAAAGAAGGATTTTACCAGTAATAAAGGTCGCTGCGGACCATTTTCACAAGACTGTAATGATGCTTTTAACGTCCATCAGCATCTTAAAGAGCCCTTATAATGGGTGTTTGAGAATGAtcttcatgtagtgtgtaacactaCTAGCTGAAATCTCCagctgatgctgtgttcacaccagacgcagaacgcgcggataaattgcaatattcgcgcgtaaatagccgcgtgaacatttgagtttacttgcttcattcgcacgGCAAATTCACCTCAGAGATTAAAGACctgtctgtttagtaaagcatacactcaatgcatcacctagcgggttccacacaggcttctgcatcttgcttatatacactatgaacagcagctacgctaattattctctttattctctattttcacctggggatactcatctcgaggtcctcagattatgcggagtctctgattggatccaagaccagcgacgagatgatcccaaggattccatatccgggaccagggcgtatcctgagctgctgctgcgctgatggtcgtggggagtggagaacatgagactgattccagcgacgctccagggacagacgagtcttcgctgaggccagcttccagcctccaccgcggtgactgaagctctgcacaagactttttgccagcggagaaattaaaatggtcgtgccgaactgagtctggttctctcaaggttttttttcttcactcccatcaggtgaagttttttttccctctccgctgtcgccactgcctcgcatggttcaggattggtagagctacgcatcgatgaatttgctcttcagtgtttgaactctcagtaatgattaagccacactgaactgagctaaactgaactgaacttaaacactaaaaactgaaccacactgttccagttactatgaccatttatgtgaagctgctttgacacaatctacattgtaaaagcgctgtacaaataaagctgaattgaattgaactttagaacaTACGTGGATTtgtgtgatgggcagggcttctgtctacccggtgactctagcttcgtagctaaatggctaacatggattttattaagaaaataacagtgcttatgtgctttaagaaggctgaaaaacagcgtcgataagtttagggccgtgtctgagtccactagattatTTCAGAGGTGAATCCAGCTCTATGAGCTCttagactcctccagaaactgaacctggatgacggaggctttcagcggtgcttctgactgagcccagcccagtttgataaacttcttgtcggtgtctgctggaggatttcccccgggactccAAAAACAGGTGtacatcacaatcacgcccccacaagagcaagctcctgattggttaactgcgcgcaaatgtctgctgaagttcagattttcgaactcaagCAATTCGAGCGAAATGCGCATCAaacacgcaaaacgctcaattcgcgcagCACCTTTTGCGCATATCGCGCCATGCCATTCGCATCATACGCACCGCACCATTTACGCGTATctcgccgcaggatgtctattcgtctATGTCTATAACATGTAAATCTCTCGCGCTTGacacgcgttccgcgtctggtgtgaacgcagcatgaggcttaaatctgaaagtgtagtGTTTAAAACTAatgattcatctataaaatacTCGACTCTTTTATAGTGATTTGAAAGAATCGCAGCTGTAATGAGTCTTTAGCCATGCCGGCGTGAAGTTGATACAGAACTTAAGCCACGCCCACTTGCTGCACACCTATACCTGGGGAATTTGAAACTCctggccccgcccacaaacactgcaGCAGATCCCGGCTGAATCATGTCATGAAGACGCGTGAGGGGAGAGGTAGTGTTATTTTCTcaacccaaagatgaggctgtgaagagtcagtggatGAAGATTATTTACCTCAGCATTACAGCCCCAGCCTCGTGCTGTGTTCtcgtcatttttctgacgagtgctccATCAATCCACATGCTTACAACGGGGGATTCATCGACCGTTTGTttaaggaaggatcagaaaatacTACTGATGTGTGGGacactttgtcagagcttgacaggaactttacacaGCACAGTTCATGGAGCAGTAAGTAACTTAGTGCGATTAAAATGGCTGCCTCCTAGTTTTCTCCAGCTTGTAAATtctgtatttaattgttttttgttacttgtaagcgcttgtactgtatctggttaactctttatattctcatatcacgtcTAATGCCATGTTGAAAACACGACGCGTGCTGCGTtgtttactgattcaaatgatcctctGCTATGGCCACTGTCAGCTGCTCCTACACACGTGCAGAGGTCAAGGTTCAgtatagttcagcttttgccgctgTGTGGATTCATACTGAGTGTGTGTCAAGGTTAAGAACAGAGCAATATGCTGCtgtttaactgcactgctttaCTACACTCCTGCAttaggctcacacacacacacacactctgcctaCTTCAACACTGTTGAAGAGCtgtggtgggcgtttctctcGGTCTCacactgaacgcagtcgaccaatcacagcagacggAGTGAcagaccaatcagcacagattagcatcgcggtaaggaggggtttgggaacacaTGAATAGCTGAATGAATCATACAGGAGTTGCTGGGATAATCAGGTAAAAATGAACgcagattataagacaatgaaagtgcttTCCCTGCATGCAGATCAGaatgttggagacccccaaaaccacaATATGaccctttataatgcataatatgggctcttttaAATCCTTTTTAACATTTaggttttaaaaaaacatgcacatttatatgtttttatgcatgtaatatatcatctttgcatcacaAACATGTAATCCTGCTCgtgtgaggtgtgtgtaatgcagtgtgtatggATGCAGGACAGTGaatctgacattattctctcctctggctgccgttatcagtcttaCACTATTGTTGTAGTCTTGATCACACCATCTTGGagtttttctgtcattatttcagcaaataggattgaaAACAAATGATTTGTTGTGCTCTCCCATTCACTCCGCTCTGAGTTCACCAACTACGACCACTTCTGCTGCAGATAAACACGCTAATGTGAAAAGGGGGCATTAGGAACGCGTCTTATAACGTATGGAACAAACGTGATGCTTAACAAGTAATAGCTGATTGAAAAAGTAAACTCTACTAATAATCAGTCAGGCTTGTCGATGTGAATTAGATAGTAAGGGTAGTACTGACGTGGATAGAGATCAGACATGCTGTCCTCAGAGTCGCTGTTGTCTTCTTCACTGCTGCTGGGAGCCCACACACCGCTGTCCTCCGTCCGCTTCTTCTTCGTCTTCTTCTGTACTTGTCTGTCTGTGTCCTCATCGCTCTCTGTGCGTCTCTGCTTCTTCCTGAGCTGCACAGGCACAAACTTCACACCCTGACGCACACACTCctcatctaaacacacacacacacacgacattAGACTGAATGATTAAACATCGTCATCTTCAGAGGAACTCTTGCTTAAGTTGAATCACAAATATACAGTAGGCTTTATACACCATACACTTATGCAGTATATAAAGTATAGCAATAATGCGGCAGCTAACATCAATTAAACTCAACGTTATTAATCTTAGATGATGTTGATTTCTCAGTTAAAGCTTGATGGTGCATTAAAGTCATGATCGTAATCgattttaaataaagttattaacTAATAAAATTCTATTTTAACTTATAATAACAGCATAGTAACTGTAAcaagccgggcttccagctaactctatcaagcctcttcagctgctccagaacgcagcagcacgagttgtcttcaatgaacctaaaagagcacatgtctctccgctgctcatccgtttgcactggctgccagttgctgctcgcatcaaactcaaagctctgatgtttgcttacaaagcgacttctggctttgctccttcttatctgctctcacttctgcagatgtatgtgccctccagaaacttgcgttctgtgaatgaacgtcgcctcgtggttccatcccaaagagggaagaaatcacttttccaaactctcgcattcaatctgcccagttggtggaatgaactccctaactgcatcagaacagcagagtcactcgctgtcttcaagaaaccactaaaaactcaactatttagtctccacttcacttcctaatctgctaTTGTCTCTGGTTCCACCGCTAACTgcactaccaaaaaaaaaattactaatacttcccttcttacactttacacacctgaaacttgcctatagcacttcttcattgttgctcttgtaattgtgtaaattgcttccttgtcctcatttgtaagtcgctttagataaaagcatctgctaaatgactaaatgtaaatgtaatgaatCTGGCCTGTTCTCATTGTGGGTTTTAATGCATTGACTACTAATGAGACTTTAATGTAAAGTGTTATCTATTCTACTGGATCATCTTTCTGCAATTTATtaagtttgttcaggtgtgtttgattagagttggagctaaaatctgctggacaccggccctccaggaacaagtttattGACCCCTGCCATGGAcgattgccttcagatgaccccaaagataaaagtctaaggcgGTCAGACCTTGGCCCACAACGAgcaatccacttttcaggaagCTTTTCATCAAGGAATGGTCAACCCTGACACCAATAATGTGgcggtgcaccatcttgctggagaAACTCAGGAAACGTGTTAGcatcagtgcataaagagggaaacacatcatcatatggtcttgaggtttccattgatgaaggATGGCtccactatctttgttgtctatggtgtgaagatacaagatgtgcagcacctgaaactacagatactggaagcctgtgcaggcatttctcctgcggtgttgctatcagtgtgtgaagaatCAGAGAAGAGggctgcattgacaatccaacacaatgggcagcacattgaacacattttataagtggtcagaaacttgtaaataactcatgaaagaataaaggtatgttaaaaccaagcacaccattgcttttcttgtgaaattcccaatacgtttgatgtgtcacatgaccctcttcctatcgaaaaaacaaaagttggatccaagatggccgacttcaaaatggccaacatggccaccacccatcttgaaaagtttgccctctCACATCACCAACCACTGCCAATTTTATTAAGGTggatccatataaatggcccaccctgtatatacactgtaaagTAATACACCAAGTATTTTTGGTTGGTAAAGTAGCCTTTTTTTAAAGcttaaaggctcgtacacaccgctTTTCGTTTATGTTTTTCGTCAGCGTTTTATGAGacatttttcagtgttcaaacctAAGCACTTTTCACTGGCGTctagcagaagagtatgcaaaatcactcttttgacgttagatggcgctacaaaactttaagcttctgacacccgcttataaacagaagaagaggaggagaggaagttcacacgcttgttgtttaAGTTACTGGttactcgaacaagcatggatggttcaagcatcagctccagctctagcgatgaagaaatgattattgttcagcaGAGCAATCAGCAGCtgcacgttcatatcgcctctgggcatcttcttcaatgtgcgctcgcattgataGTTTTGCACTTGagtgcctccaagtgctgtttacggtaacttcagcagctccgtgcacgtgaactaaagtgccgatctgattggtggagaaggttttgacgccgggcatgaaaacacaaaaaacgagcatgaggcgttttttttaaaatgacgattttgcgcctgccgttttgcgcgttggtgtgcatgatcacattgacCCCCGTTATTTAGtcgcgaggcgttaaacgtcgacggaaaacgcgagcaaaatacgtctcggtgtgcacgggcgTTAACATTGTGATATACAGTCTaccaatataaaagtaatcagcAGTTAATCTCAACAGGAAAATCAGCATAATATCATCATAAGCCAACTCACACTGCGCTAAAGCCTTCTGGTAGCGTTTGCCGCTGACGTGTCGCAGAACCTCCTTCGGCTCACGGTTAATGTGACGTAACGTGAGTTTGCAGAAAAGATGATTACTGTGGAGAAAACACACATCAGACTCTGTTTCAGTCATTAAAGGGCATCTATCATGCATCATACTTTTATAAAGGGTTCAAACCCAGCTGTGTGTCAGACTCTAATGCTCAACAGTAATGAATTgagtttgttctaatcagacttgatgagtGAAGCACTGtgttgacattctccctttgtacatgtcatcagagggggaaagccccgcccactagtgcccatttCTCCTTCATTAGCATctccagcaggcctgagtgagaagcagccgtctgtccattagccattagagtgtttgagctgctgaagataatgtcagcatacacataacacacacactgctgttttacaTCTGTCACTATGCTCACGcatatgcatttgtagctccaccctcttctgaaaagagcacaatctcatttgcatttaaagcaacagtcaccaaaacaccacgaTCAGTATCAAAGCCTGagagggtcagtttcagagagctggagaacattatctgtgtgctgttcccagctcatactcacacacacacactccagacacGCATTTGCAGCTTGTGAACAGTGGCATTATAGGTGCGCTATAGTCTACTGTATTGCAATGTCATGTAGTTTACTATACTATAGTGTCCTGTACTGTAGTTTGCTCTACAGTAGTATAGTTTACTGTAGTGTGTTGTAGTGCTGTTATGTGCGGCTAGTACTGTAGTGAGCTGTACTCAGTGGTGTAAAGAGTACTGACAAATCACAAGTAAAATTAGCATTGCTTGCCTAAAAatttagtgcaagtagagtaaaagctatctgttgtaaatattactccaAGTATGCGTAGCTTATGAGtaaacctttcaaaagtactcaagagtagcgaGCATTACACTGTAGacagctgatgcgtttacatgtagtatgtgcatgtgtgtgtgtgtaaacgtaacattctgtagtgcattgagttattgtccagcagacacacaacgtcatcAGACGTTAATATTacgttagatttaggttgtgatgtcaggggACCAAAATGTAATGTGTAGCCAGCGTCTGAGGACAACATTATtctgatagccaataacaatgttaaatgacgttgatatttggttgattttaggttgttagaaagtgaccaaaatccaacatcttaaaccaacatcttaaactagcatcatgttgacgtcagatactgacatttattcatcaggtctgACAACCGAAATCacacgtctgatagacgtcatagtggtagcgtacacacaacgtcaagcattaacatcattagacgttgatatttggttgattttaggttggacattgatgctggtctgacatcaacctgatgttcatttccaaacaaaatgcaacgtccccacgatgtTAGAGTACAACGCCAATCTCATCAGACATCTTGTGTATtcgtaatgtgttactttacaccacggGCTGTACAGTGGTATAgtttactgtattgtagtgtacTATAGTGTAGTGTACTCGTGGTTGTTTAGTGCTGTTGGTTATGTGCAGCTCGTACTGGCTGCAGTGTAGTATAGTTAACTGTAGTATACTTGCGGTTGTTTAGTGCTGTTGGTCATGTGCAGCTTGTACTGGCTGTACTGTAGTATAGTTtactgtagtgtactgtagtgtagtgtactcaCGGTTGTTTACTGCTGCTGGTTATGTGCGGCTCGTACTGGCTGTAGTTAAACTGCTCCTGTGCGCTGAGCTTCTTATATTTCTTGCCGGACGTGAAGTGTTGAAGTTCAGAGAGACTACAGGGAAACTCGTGTCCATTCAGCACACACTTAATCtgagggaaacacacacacacacacacacacacacacacacacacgtgcaatCAACATACAGAAACACTGAAACACATACCCACACAGAGACagataataaacacacacacacacacacacaaacaccaagacacaaatgcacacagacacacacagttacacacacaaacacagagacgcataatgcacacatgcacacagacagacaaacacacacacaaacacaccgacaaaaaacacacacaccgacacacataatgcacccagacacacacacacacacacaccgagacagataaaatacacatacacaaacacaccaagACAAATAatgcacacagatacacacacacaccgagacacataacacacacacacacacacacaccgagacagataaaatacacatacacaaacacaccaagacacataatgcacacacacacacacacacagataatacacacacacaagtcacacacacaaacacactgagacacattatatatacacacataaacacacacacacacacacccaaatacatacacacattagtcacacacacaaaccataAATACACActaaacacagagaaacacaatacacagacacacaatacacacatttAATATACAGAAAACAACACAGTAAACACACTGAGCCACAGTCACACAAAccaaacattaaacacacacacacacacaaacacaccgacACACATAAtgcacccagacacacacacacacacacaaagaccgAGATAGataaaatacacatacacaaacacaccaagACACATAatgcacacagatacacacacacatcgagacacatacacacacacacacacacacacacacacacacacacacacacacacacacacacacacacacaaacagataatacacatacccacacacaaacacactgagacacattatatatacacattatataaacacagaaaaacacaatacacagacacacaatacacacatttAATATACAGAAAACAACACAGTAAACACACTGAGCCACAGTCACACAAAccaaacattaaacacacacacacacacaaacacaccgacACACATAAtgcacccagacacacacacacaaagaccgAGATAGataaaatacacatacacaaacacaccaagACACATAatgcacacagatacacacacacatcgagacacatacacacacacacacacacacacacacacaaacagataatacacatacacacacacaaacacactgagacacattatatatacacatacacacacacacagacacacacacacaaatacatacacacattagtcacacacacaaaccataAATACACActaaacacagagaaacacaatacacagacacacaatacacacatttaataaacagaaaacaacacagTAAACACACTGAGCCACAGTCACACAAAccaaacattaaacacacacacacacacaaacacaccgacACACATAAtgcacccagacacacacacacaaagaccgAGATAGataaaatacacatacacaaacacaccaagACACATAatgcacacagata
This window encodes:
- the surf2 gene encoding surfeit locus protein 2 (The RefSeq protein has 1 substitution compared to this genomic sequence); translated protein: MEDLPEDLRSFLEKQPCFELTESKRIKCVLNGHEFPCSLSELQHFTSGKKYKKLSAQEQFNYSQYGPHITSSSKQPNHLFCKLTLRHINREPKEVLRHVSGKRYQKALAQYEECVRQGVKFVPVQLRKKQRRTESDEDTDRQVQKKTKKKRTEDSGVWAPSSSEEDNSDSEDSMSDLYPPSMFRLKNADDEQEMKDEDEDFQTDEDEEEMEVENQEQKRRKVQSAGFTKKFKKNNKKKGFKRVGRVNGK